In Leishmania donovani BPK282A1 complete genome, chromosome 35, the following are encoded in one genomic region:
- a CDS encoding DNA polymerase epsilon subunit b, putative — protein MREPKDEIRKFAQAYKYNLKPLAVSRFASFLKKYDTGEEYRRDLLRDLFSLIGEQCCDNRLVDELKAEAVISLQEAKIKGCLGTDGSSSVQVVSLGAVPKVFVDEVSNELRVSSSSVALNRLQCLNQRYALARRRCLRCGLYHKSVDQHAQHDGSLALLPISALEGLDPGLQVAVLGLLVVQDDEVFLEDLRGQIKLKFSEQSRVTPHGFVGNGFLTVVSGFWVNGTLQVTRVDLPPAERREVTLRDAGSSMDLFGLAPPNPMEALREEKKRVQSVIIVMAHVHLDKAGTMSKLARFFERMQGLSESELRDVTFVFTGDFSSFPLHFGDASHLPDIFDNSDRFQILLDGLGRCIAANAPTAAQHSHFVLIPGPSDMTALQGFQPQTPIATQFAKGVESRTKKLTLAPNPCRLRFHTHEVIIARRDFLRDLQRGELLYPWDRYRTTERTDAALDQGASSGAGASTTTSFERVTKTLLDEAHLSPSIDEAVLWRADDALRIPVLPHTMLLCDSTEQWECHYKGVHVVNPGSFAVNGTFLWYTPADGQCSLNRLE, from the coding sequence ATGAGGGAGCCCAAGGATGAGATAAGGAAGTTTGCGCAGGCGTACAAGTACAACTTGAAGCCGTTGGCGGTCAGCCGCTTTGCCAGCTTCCTGAAAAAGTATGACACTGGTGAGGAGTACCGTCGCGATCTTCTGCGCGACTTGTTCAGCTTGATTGGGGAACAATGCTGTGACAATCGACTCGTTGATGAATTGAAGGCAGAAGCGGTCATCAGCTTGCAAGAAGCAAAGATAAAAGGATGCCTAGGCACCGACGGGTCATCTTCCGTGCAAGTCGTCTCCCTGGGTGCTGTTCCCAAAGTCTTTGTCGACGAGGTAAGTAACGAACTGAGGGTGAGTAGTTCCTCGGTTGCATTAAACCGTCTTCAGTGCCTCAATCAACGCTATGCACTCGCACGTCGGCGTTGCTTGCGATGTGGCCTCTACCACAAATCAGTGGATCAGCATGCGCAACATGACGGCTCCCTGGCTCTTTTGCCCATCTCCGCGCTTGAGGGGCTCGATCCAGGCCTCCAAGTCGCTGTGCTTGGGCTCTTGGTCGTGCAGGATGACGAAGTATTCTTGGAGGATTTAAGGGGACAGATTAAACTGAAATTCAGCGAGCAGTCGCGGGTCACGCCGCACGGCTTTGTGGGAAATGGGTTCCTGACTGTGGTGAGCGGATTCTGGGTGAACGGCACTCTCCAGGTCACTCGAGTGGACCTCCCGCCGGCAGAGCGGCGGGAGGTGACGTTGCGGGATGCCGGCTCTAGCATGGACCTATTCGGGTTGGCCCCGCCCAACCCCATGGAGGCTTTgcgagaggagaagaagcgggTGCAGAGCGTGATCATCGTCatggcgcacgtgcacctcGACAAGGCGGGCACCATGAGCAAGCTGGCTCGCTTTTTTGAGCGCATGCAGGGCTTAAGTGAGTcagagctgcgcgacgtcaCTTTTGTCTTCACCGGAGACTTTTCGTCCTTCCCGCTTCACTTTGGCGACGCGTCTCACTTGCCTGATATCTTCGACAACTCGGACCGCTTTCAGATCCTCTTAGACGGACTAGgtcgctgcatcgccgccaaTGCTCCCactgcagcacagcacagtCATTTTGTGCTTATCCCGGGCCCCAGCGACATGACTGCCTTGCAGGGCTTTCAGCCGCAAACGCCCATTGCCACACAATTTGCCAAGGGTGTGGAGAGTCGAACAAAGAAGCTCACTCTTGCTCCGAATCCGTGCCGGTTGCGCtttcacacacacgaggTTATCATCGCTCGCCGTGATTTCCTGCGCGATCTCCAGCGCGGCGAGTTGCTCTATCCGTGGGACCGCTATCGCACCACGGAGCGTACCGACGCGGCACTGGATCAGGGCGCTTCTAGTGGGGCTGGGGCATCCACCACAACGTCGTTTGAACGCGTTACCAAGACACTGCTAGACGAGGCACACCTGTCACCCAGCATTGATGAGGCGGTTTTGTGGAGAGCAGACGACGCCTTGCGCATcccggtgctgccgcacacGATGCTGCTGTGCGACTCAACAGAGCAATGGGAGTGCCATTACAAAGGCGTTCATGTCGTGAACCCCGGCTCCTTTGCCGTCAACGGCACATTCCTTTGGTACACCCCAGCAGACGGGCAGTGCAGCCTCAATAGACTGGAGTAA